The Triticum aestivum cultivar Chinese Spring chromosome 3A, IWGSC CS RefSeq v2.1, whole genome shotgun sequence genome includes a region encoding these proteins:
- the LOC123059869 gene encoding nuclear transcription factor Y subunit B-8 — protein MPESDNDSGGPSNTGGEGELSSPREQDRFLPIANVSRIMKKALPANAKISKDAKETVQECVSEFISFITGEASDKCQREKRKTINGDDLLWAMTTLGFEDYVDPLKHYLHKFREIEGERAAATSTSTSTTPDMPRNNNNNATGYADAPGGMMMMGQPMYGSPPPPQQQQQHQHQIAMGGRAGFPYLGGGGGSSSSSGFGRKE, from the coding sequence ATGCCGGAGTCGGACAATGACTCCGGCGGGCCGAGCAACACCGGCGGGGAGGGGGAGCTGTCGTCGCCGCGGGAGCAGGACCGCTTCCTGCCCATCGCCAACGTCAGCCGCATCATGAAGAAGGCGCTCCCGGCCAACGCCAAGATCAGCAAGGACGCCAAGGAGACGGTGCAGGAGTGCGTCTCCGAGTTCATCTCCTTCATCACCGGCGAGGCCTCCGACAAGTGCCAGCGCGAGAAGCGCAAGACCATCAACGGCGACGACCTGCTCTGGGCCATGACCACCCTCGGCTTCGAGGACTATGTCGACCCGCTCAAGCACTACCTCCACAAGTTCCGTGAGATCGAGGGCGAGAGGGCCGCCGCCACGTCAACGTCAACGTCAACCACGCCCGACATGCcaagaaacaacaacaacaatgccaCCGGTTACGCCGACGCCCCGGGAGGCATGATGATGATGGGGCAGCCCATGTacggctcgccgccgccgccacaacagcagcagcagcaccaacaTCAGATTGCAATGGGAGGGAGAGCGGGCTTTCCCTATCTCGGAGGCGGCGGCGGGTCGTCGTCATCGTCGGGGTTCGGACGGAAAGAGTGa
- the LOC123059866 gene encoding uncharacterized protein isoform X2: protein MDDEAQETPNVGDLPKKAPKVSVFREQILQLAGIACHEEEGKSRTELLEKLKTCNKVMLVELCRSFDVPGSTSTKKDELVTIVMEFLMEHCSGIIYTDPDKAQLLSCQKFKKRKRKKNGADLSGGEPSKKRKPDGTLLEFCSQEEADGRKAVEDRTNHSEFSLRDSRDELVNDSALGKLAVVPLPGVPFPTDEQTLITTPSAKLFSNVENDTMDMAASMKKNISVTKKKAIQNTDSKEKSGGKTMSRGDAKPWKQAPKPSKDELRQAVSCILGAANFATMTFGEVVKAVDKYFGKDLFERKPLVRALIEEELFRLAKEAERKEVEEEEAMEAKVKAAKDSARDGRVESDIDKEEYEVEAGPDGKSKDAEKIGNSKSSDKGGKSGICVKAGEKGNSNAAAAENLQDGKSEVDDTRKKEFSKDCEAEKIVQNANGDGGMEMLRDGEAETGNNCNGNTIGGSGEKDDTTDGRCEEGRAEKDAENAGDCEPEESETNEPEAEVKDVKSKEASGNEITLSHGAN, encoded by the exons GTAAGTGTCTTCAGAGAACAAATTCTCCAACTTGCTGGGATTGCTTGTCATGAAGAGGAG GGAAAATCACGGACAGAGCTACTGGAGAAGCTCAAAACATGTAACAAGGTTATGCTAGTTGAACTGTGCCGTTCATTTGATGTCCCTGGTTCAACAAGCACTAAGAAG GATGAATTAGTGACAATAGTGATGGAGTTCTTGATGGAACACTGTTCTGGTATTATTTACACAGATCCTGATAAGGCTCAACTTCTTAGCTGCCAG AAATTTAAGAAAAGAAAGCGCAAGAAGAATGGAGCGGATCTATCTGGTGGTGAACCTTCCAAG AAAAGGAAACCAGATGGAACTCTACTGGAATTTTGTAGTCAAGAGGAAGCAGATGGGAGAAAAGCTGTAGAAGATAGAACAAACCATTCCGAGTTCAGCTTGAGGGATAGCAGAGATGAGCTGGTAAATGACTCCGCGTTGGGGAAATTAGCTGTAGTTCCACTGCCAGGAGTACCGTTTCCTACAGATGAACAAACGCTAATCACAACACCATCTGCAAAGTTATTTAGCAATGTTGAGAATGATACCATGGATATGGCGGCTTcaatgaagaaaaacatttctgttACCAAGAAAAAGGCAATCCAAAACACAGATTCCAAGGAGAAATCTGGTG GTAAAACTATGTCTAGAGGAGATGCGAAACCATGGAAGCAGGCACCGAAACCAAGTAAGGATGAGCTGAGACAGGCTGTCTCCTGTATATTGGGTGCTGCAAATTTTGCCACG ATGACTTTTGGAGAGGTTGTAAAAGCAGTTG ACAAATACTTTGGCAAGGATTTGTTTGAGAGGAAGCCGCTGGTAAGGGCCTTGATAGAGGAGGAGCTGTTTAGGCTAGCCAAGGAGGCTGAGAGGAAGGAAGTGGAAGAGGAGGAAGCAATGGAAGCAAAAGTAAAAGCTGCCAAGGACAGCGCAAGGGATGGAAGAGTTGAATCAGACATAGACAAGGAGGAATATGAAGTTGAAGCTGGTCCAGATGGTAAATCTAAGGATGCTGAAAAGATTGGCAACAGCAAGAGTAGTGATAAAGGTGGTAAAAGTGGGATTTGTGTGAAGGCTGGCGAGAAGGGAAATAGCAACGCTGCTGCCGCTGAAAATTTACAAGATGGAAAGTCCGAAGTTGACGACACAAGGAAGAAAGAATTTAGCAAGGATTGCGAGGCTGAAAAGATTGTGCAGAATGCAAATGGCGATGGTGGCATGGAAATGTTGAGGGATGGTGAAGCTGAAACTGGGAATAATTGCAACGGTAACACCATAGGAGGTTCTGGAGAAAAAGATGACACTACAGATGGCAGATGTGAAGAAGGCAGGGCTGAAAAAGATGCAGAAAATGCTGGTGACTGTGAACCTGAAGAATCTGAAACTAATGAACCAGAAGCAGAAGTAAAAGATGTGAAATCTAAGGAAGCCAGTGGCAATGAGATTACCCTATCCCATGGTGCTAACTAA
- the LOC123059866 gene encoding uncharacterized protein isoform X1, translated as MDDEAQETPNVGDLPKKAPKVMNWTPPMSALMLKGLSEVAARGAKTEKGFNEVSVFREQILQLAGIACHEEEGKSRTELLEKLKTCNKVMLVELCRSFDVPGSTSTKKDELVTIVMEFLMEHCSGIIYTDPDKAQLLSCQKFKKRKRKKNGADLSGGEPSKKRKPDGTLLEFCSQEEADGRKAVEDRTNHSEFSLRDSRDELVNDSALGKLAVVPLPGVPFPTDEQTLITTPSAKLFSNVENDTMDMAASMKKNISVTKKKAIQNTDSKEKSGGKTMSRGDAKPWKQAPKPSKDELRQAVSCILGAANFATMTFGEVVKAVDKYFGKDLFERKPLVRALIEEELFRLAKEAERKEVEEEEAMEAKVKAAKDSARDGRVESDIDKEEYEVEAGPDGKSKDAEKIGNSKSSDKGGKSGICVKAGEKGNSNAAAAENLQDGKSEVDDTRKKEFSKDCEAEKIVQNANGDGGMEMLRDGEAETGNNCNGNTIGGSGEKDDTTDGRCEEGRAEKDAENAGDCEPEESETNEPEAEVKDVKSKEASGNEITLSHGAN; from the exons GTAAGTGTCTTCAGAGAACAAATTCTCCAACTTGCTGGGATTGCTTGTCATGAAGAGGAG GGAAAATCACGGACAGAGCTACTGGAGAAGCTCAAAACATGTAACAAGGTTATGCTAGTTGAACTGTGCCGTTCATTTGATGTCCCTGGTTCAACAAGCACTAAGAAG GATGAATTAGTGACAATAGTGATGGAGTTCTTGATGGAACACTGTTCTGGTATTATTTACACAGATCCTGATAAGGCTCAACTTCTTAGCTGCCAG AAATTTAAGAAAAGAAAGCGCAAGAAGAATGGAGCGGATCTATCTGGTGGTGAACCTTCCAAG AAAAGGAAACCAGATGGAACTCTACTGGAATTTTGTAGTCAAGAGGAAGCAGATGGGAGAAAAGCTGTAGAAGATAGAACAAACCATTCCGAGTTCAGCTTGAGGGATAGCAGAGATGAGCTGGTAAATGACTCCGCGTTGGGGAAATTAGCTGTAGTTCCACTGCCAGGAGTACCGTTTCCTACAGATGAACAAACGCTAATCACAACACCATCTGCAAAGTTATTTAGCAATGTTGAGAATGATACCATGGATATGGCGGCTTcaatgaagaaaaacatttctgttACCAAGAAAAAGGCAATCCAAAACACAGATTCCAAGGAGAAATCTGGTG GTAAAACTATGTCTAGAGGAGATGCGAAACCATGGAAGCAGGCACCGAAACCAAGTAAGGATGAGCTGAGACAGGCTGTCTCCTGTATATTGGGTGCTGCAAATTTTGCCACG ATGACTTTTGGAGAGGTTGTAAAAGCAGTTG ACAAATACTTTGGCAAGGATTTGTTTGAGAGGAAGCCGCTGGTAAGGGCCTTGATAGAGGAGGAGCTGTTTAGGCTAGCCAAGGAGGCTGAGAGGAAGGAAGTGGAAGAGGAGGAAGCAATGGAAGCAAAAGTAAAAGCTGCCAAGGACAGCGCAAGGGATGGAAGAGTTGAATCAGACATAGACAAGGAGGAATATGAAGTTGAAGCTGGTCCAGATGGTAAATCTAAGGATGCTGAAAAGATTGGCAACAGCAAGAGTAGTGATAAAGGTGGTAAAAGTGGGATTTGTGTGAAGGCTGGCGAGAAGGGAAATAGCAACGCTGCTGCCGCTGAAAATTTACAAGATGGAAAGTCCGAAGTTGACGACACAAGGAAGAAAGAATTTAGCAAGGATTGCGAGGCTGAAAAGATTGTGCAGAATGCAAATGGCGATGGTGGCATGGAAATGTTGAGGGATGGTGAAGCTGAAACTGGGAATAATTGCAACGGTAACACCATAGGAGGTTCTGGAGAAAAAGATGACACTACAGATGGCAGATGTGAAGAAGGCAGGGCTGAAAAAGATGCAGAAAATGCTGGTGACTGTGAACCTGAAGAATCTGAAACTAATGAACCAGAAGCAGAAGTAAAAGATGTGAAATCTAAGGAAGCCAGTGGCAATGAGATTACCCTATCCCATGGTGCTAACTAA
- the LOC123059866 gene encoding uncharacterized protein isoform X3, with product MLVELCRSFDVPGSTSTKKDELVTIVMEFLMEHCSGIIYTDPDKAQLLSCQKFKKRKRKKNGADLSGGEPSKKRKPDGTLLEFCSQEEADGRKAVEDRTNHSEFSLRDSRDELVNDSALGKLAVVPLPGVPFPTDEQTLITTPSAKLFSNVENDTMDMAASMKKNISVTKKKAIQNTDSKEKSGGKTMSRGDAKPWKQAPKPSKDELRQAVSCILGAANFATMTFGEVVKAVDKYFGKDLFERKPLVRALIEEELFRLAKEAERKEVEEEEAMEAKVKAAKDSARDGRVESDIDKEEYEVEAGPDGKSKDAEKIGNSKSSDKGGKSGICVKAGEKGNSNAAAAENLQDGKSEVDDTRKKEFSKDCEAEKIVQNANGDGGMEMLRDGEAETGNNCNGNTIGGSGEKDDTTDGRCEEGRAEKDAENAGDCEPEESETNEPEAEVKDVKSKEASGNEITLSHGAN from the exons ATGCTAGTTGAACTGTGCCGTTCATTTGATGTCCCTGGTTCAACAAGCACTAAGAAG GATGAATTAGTGACAATAGTGATGGAGTTCTTGATGGAACACTGTTCTGGTATTATTTACACAGATCCTGATAAGGCTCAACTTCTTAGCTGCCAG AAATTTAAGAAAAGAAAGCGCAAGAAGAATGGAGCGGATCTATCTGGTGGTGAACCTTCCAAG AAAAGGAAACCAGATGGAACTCTACTGGAATTTTGTAGTCAAGAGGAAGCAGATGGGAGAAAAGCTGTAGAAGATAGAACAAACCATTCCGAGTTCAGCTTGAGGGATAGCAGAGATGAGCTGGTAAATGACTCCGCGTTGGGGAAATTAGCTGTAGTTCCACTGCCAGGAGTACCGTTTCCTACAGATGAACAAACGCTAATCACAACACCATCTGCAAAGTTATTTAGCAATGTTGAGAATGATACCATGGATATGGCGGCTTcaatgaagaaaaacatttctgttACCAAGAAAAAGGCAATCCAAAACACAGATTCCAAGGAGAAATCTGGTG GTAAAACTATGTCTAGAGGAGATGCGAAACCATGGAAGCAGGCACCGAAACCAAGTAAGGATGAGCTGAGACAGGCTGTCTCCTGTATATTGGGTGCTGCAAATTTTGCCACG ATGACTTTTGGAGAGGTTGTAAAAGCAGTTG ACAAATACTTTGGCAAGGATTTGTTTGAGAGGAAGCCGCTGGTAAGGGCCTTGATAGAGGAGGAGCTGTTTAGGCTAGCCAAGGAGGCTGAGAGGAAGGAAGTGGAAGAGGAGGAAGCAATGGAAGCAAAAGTAAAAGCTGCCAAGGACAGCGCAAGGGATGGAAGAGTTGAATCAGACATAGACAAGGAGGAATATGAAGTTGAAGCTGGTCCAGATGGTAAATCTAAGGATGCTGAAAAGATTGGCAACAGCAAGAGTAGTGATAAAGGTGGTAAAAGTGGGATTTGTGTGAAGGCTGGCGAGAAGGGAAATAGCAACGCTGCTGCCGCTGAAAATTTACAAGATGGAAAGTCCGAAGTTGACGACACAAGGAAGAAAGAATTTAGCAAGGATTGCGAGGCTGAAAAGATTGTGCAGAATGCAAATGGCGATGGTGGCATGGAAATGTTGAGGGATGGTGAAGCTGAAACTGGGAATAATTGCAACGGTAACACCATAGGAGGTTCTGGAGAAAAAGATGACACTACAGATGGCAGATGTGAAGAAGGCAGGGCTGAAAAAGATGCAGAAAATGCTGGTGACTGTGAACCTGAAGAATCTGAAACTAATGAACCAGAAGCAGAAGTAAAAGATGTGAAATCTAAGGAAGCCAGTGGCAATGAGATTACCCTATCCCATGGTGCTAACTAA